In the Arachis stenosperma cultivar V10309 chromosome 8, arast.V10309.gnm1.PFL2, whole genome shotgun sequence genome, GCTACGACGGTGAAtctctatctctctctttctccctcCACAAATCCtattcttctctctctctctctctctctctctctctctctctctctctctctaaccaTTCACATTTTGTTTTATACAACTCTTATGTGTTAATCTCGTTGCAACGAACAAAATCGCCCTAAAACAAAAAAAGACCTAATTTTGACACTCGTTCAAGCTACCCGATAGCGTTTTCTGATCTGGGTCGAACCCTATTTTCTATTTCTCAGCTTATATTTTATAGTTTTACTTTTGGGGGGCGAGGCTATGTGAAAATGGAGGAAATTGAAGGGTTCAATTGTGGTGAAAGTAAGAGCCCCATTGATGGTCGACCTCCGAATCCACCTTCTTCTGCTGCCTCTGCCTTTCGCCAATGCCATCACAACAAGAAACCCCTTGTTCGCCATCCTTCTCTTGTAAgttataattttaattcttccttttttttttttgaatgaaaagaTTAATTAGGAAAGTGTATTTATTGTGCTTATGCTGTTGAACCTTAGTGCTGCTAGGTTACAGAAATGGTGTTGTTTCGTCCTTTTGTTTGTTGGTACATGAATTATTAATTTCTTTATATAAGttgtttttatatatatttaaacgTACTTTtcttaataatcaaataaaattttatttatcattttggGAAGGCAACACTGTTAAGAGTTTTTGGCAAAGTTGTGGCTAAGGCTATTAAGTTGAGGTAACGTATGCATTAAAAAAAACCTATGGAAAAGATTTAGTTTGTTCCTCTTTAGGAACCAATtgcttgtttttcttttgttgagATAGACATTTATTTATCTACATAGATGGATTCTCAAGTGTGATAACCTGCTTGTGCTATTTAGTTTACCTTTGTGAAGTTAGTTTATTGGATGATAATTGGTAACTGGCTATTGTCAATGGTGTTAATTTCTGGAGTTCAATTTAAGTTTATTTCTACATGTAGAAGTTAgttttttcttgaatttttttttaatactcTTTAGAATTTGGATAATTGTTTTCTGGTAACAAACTTAGCAGATGATGACAAAACTTTCTGATGTATCCGCTGAACCGGAGCGTGCCACTGAAGATTGTCAGTCTGATTTCCTTCCAAAACTTCGTTCCGGAGGATGTGGTAATATGGGGTTCCGGTCAAGTATGGAAGATGTTTATGTTTGCGTTGACAACTTTATGCAAGAGAATGGACTCAAGAACCATATAGACGGACCTAGTGCTTTTTACGGGGTACTGAATACTGATCTACTCTTCCACTTATTGGAGAACAAACTATTAtgtgaatgaatggatgatttttgaaataaaataaaagaataaaattaactTATGTCTCACTTTTATTCCTCTCTTCTTATGTTCCGATTGTCTCTTGACTTAATTTTCAAagttttatataatattaatgtACATGCTAATCTTTTCTGGTAGTATTGTTTCTTTGCCTTTACTCTAGATCAATGTATGTAAACACATTATAAACACCGTTGTTGTCCATGGAGTAGCAAATGAGTAGAAGGAAATTTGTGTATGTTACCTccttttcttttaaatatgtcTTATGACATTGTGTGTCTAATGACGGATCAGGTATTTGATGGACATGGTGGAAAGCATGCTGCTGATTTTGCTTGCCACCATTTGCCAAAGTTCATTATTCAAGATGATGATTTCCCAAGTGATATTGAGAAGATAATTGCTTCAGCATTTCTGCAAACGGACAATGCCTTCGCAGAAGCCTGCTCTCTGGATGCTACCCTTGCATCTGGCACTACGGCATTGGCTGCTCTTGTTATTGGAAGGTTAGGTTTTTGATACTAAACAATCTCAGCATACATCTGAGAAAATAAGTTTAAAAAtgcattttatttattattctttaCCTTTTAGGTCTTCAGTTTTTTGATCATGTCCAAGTGTTTGAAATCATTTCGGTCCAATGGAGGTTCAGGGGCATTGTAACCTGCCTCAAAAGTTGGACTTTTGTtctttttctatgcttttcCTTCTCCGAATGTTGGAGTTCATTAATGATTTAATTAGTTATCCATGATAGCATGTTGAAACTTGGCATCTGAGCCAGTGAGCTGTGATTATGTGCGaaggaagaaaaaagaagaaagagaggagagaatATGGAAAATAAAGCTGAAGATTTTCTGTTAGTATGGCAATTGGCAAGTCACACTCTGCACTATACAAAGAATTCTTATATACAAGAGGCCAACAAAATTGTTATTCTAACTAACTATACAGGTTGGACTAACTAGATTGGAATGAGTAATCTAACTATGGTAAATAAATGGTAAATAAATGATCTAACTATACATCTCGGTCATGCTAATAGAGTTGCTATAATGGGTAACTAATTAAATCATTAATGAGCTCCAACACCGAATGAGAAAATGACATGACATACTACATGACTTTGATAATCTGCACTTGATAATAGTTTCTGATTGCAGGCAACTGGTGGTAGCAAATGCTGGAGATTGCCGAGCTGTGCTGTGTCGGCGTGGAAAAGCAATTGAAATGTCAAGAGATCATAAACCTGTGTGCATGAAAGAGAAGAAGCGTATTGAGGCATCTGGGGGA is a window encoding:
- the LOC130943656 gene encoding probable protein phosphatase 2C 22 isoform X2; this translates as MEEIEGFNCGESKSPIDGRPPNPPSSAASAFRQCHHNKKPLVRHPSLMMTKLSDVSAEPERATEDCQSDFLPKLRSGGCGNMGFRSSMEDVYVCVDNFMQENGLKNHIDGPSAFYGVFDGHGGKHAADFACHHLPKFIIQDDDFPSDIEKIIASAFLQTDNAFAEACSLDATLASGTTALAALVIGRQLVVANAGDCRAVLCRRGKAIEMSRDHKPVCMKEKKRIEASGGYVYDGYLNGQLNVARAIGDWHVEGMKSRGGGPLSAEPEFMSTKLTAEDEFLIIGCDGIWDVFRSQNAVDFARRRLQEHNDPTMCSKDLVDEALKRKSGDNLSAVVICFQQQPPPNLVVPRSRVHRSFSAEGLRELQSFLDNLGN
- the LOC130943656 gene encoding probable protein phosphatase 2C 22 isoform X1, whose amino-acid sequence is MEEIEGFNCGESKSPIDGRPPNPPSSAASAFRQCHHNKKPLVRHPSLQMMTKLSDVSAEPERATEDCQSDFLPKLRSGGCGNMGFRSSMEDVYVCVDNFMQENGLKNHIDGPSAFYGVFDGHGGKHAADFACHHLPKFIIQDDDFPSDIEKIIASAFLQTDNAFAEACSLDATLASGTTALAALVIGRQLVVANAGDCRAVLCRRGKAIEMSRDHKPVCMKEKKRIEASGGYVYDGYLNGQLNVARAIGDWHVEGMKSRGGGPLSAEPEFMSTKLTAEDEFLIIGCDGIWDVFRSQNAVDFARRRLQEHNDPTMCSKDLVDEALKRKSGDNLSAVVICFQQQPPPNLVVPRSRVHRSFSAEGLRELQSFLDNLGN